The following proteins are co-located in the Larimichthys crocea isolate SSNF chromosome XXIV, L_crocea_2.0, whole genome shotgun sequence genome:
- the cinp gene encoding cyclin-dependent kinase 2-interacting protein, with product MEAQSSDVTVTSAKRKCSAVTGSARKIKDNAADWHNLLLRWEHLNETGFNVARNIVNIRQTHSQSDQLLLVDESPSSAPSRQTGGANELQDECCKLQDIVDKMVVVVMKMERLMTSQQGVQDLEEFQFGHEGRRSPLFHSWNTKHFEAASRVLLESFSQELKLRQSILQQLAHTVNSDLCMVYLSCWLHQPFTPPQTRLTLEALLLETGHRPL from the exons ATGGAAG CTCAGTCAAGTGACGTCACAGTGACCTCAGCAAAGAGGAAGTGCTCTGCTGTCACAGGAAGTGCACGAAAGATCAAAGACAATGCAGCCGACTGGCACAACCTGCTGCTGAGGTGGGAACACCTGAACGAGACCGGATTCAACGTGGCACGAAACATCGTCAACATCCGACAGACACA TTCTCAGAGCGATCAGCTGCTTCTAGTGGACGAATCACCTTCATCAGCTCCGTCACGGCAGACAGGTGGTGCTAACGAGCTGCAGGACGAGTGCTGCAAACTTCAGGACATCGTCGACAAAATG GTCGTCGTGGTGATGAAGATGGAGcgcctgatgacatcacagcaaGGCGTTCAGGATCTGGAGGAGTTTCAGTTTGGACATGAAGGAAGAAGGTCTCCTCTGTTCCACAGCTGGAACACCAAACACTTTG AGGCAGCGTCTCGTGTCCTGCTGGAGTCCTTCAGTCAGGAGCTGAAGTTGAGGCAGTCAATCTTGCAGCAACTCGCCCACACCGTCAACTCTGACCTCTGCATGGTCTACCTGTCCTGCTGGCTGCACCAGCCATTCACACCCCCACAGACCAGACTGACCCTGGAAGCTCTGCTGCTGGAGACCGGACACCGCCCACTCTGA
- the dact1 gene encoding dapper homolog 1 isoform X2 — translation MQRVNISKFAFSTKRIFHFPTSRSKPDELASCLDCDGLVGGLCDDSSSSGTVRHALSAPHPPILDLVSSCDVLSKYHCDLVAQNGSNVYLYPSPLHAVAVQSPAFLQMLGHRGHCKDEARVDGLRQEPSPPSGSVSAPLIPQSSSWSVPSSSSQTPSQRHLDSYIYSLLQRRAQPIRTSRPRTSISTDPSKSILRQAGLCARQVSGSGLGTLRGSELKPSWPAGGASAEGAVSSSPQRRRSVDRKSEEQETPSSLNTDPSSAGTNTSRLPPSTDLTSYSPDQELLTSPPAVKTPKNNLKPQTDQTDKEVFNLGSSSQSQDEAGRGGGGGSHMVNLPAQQQDVKLRKNVKTVKVKTTTIMSQGSEQSTSERRGARSHHRSSSKKSWLLEDGGPVQIKVSKRTAGGGGVHMGSSSRIKRFPASIPKGRVLDKHTASTTRSVRSGASRYHHHGNHNSGSQHHHSHHQHLGRDQVVVVAKPKYKRSDYQRLRAIMEIPYDEAFRRSRQRQRKELLSHRPMSSPYSYTAGSDSEYSAECVSLFHSTIMDTSEDDRSNYTTNCFGDSESGEEEYVEESAATSDTEESGGGGAGTGGTGRGRSQLGSRVTGQEVTPAQVKTFVKIKASHNLKRKILRFRSGSLKLMTTV, via the exons ATGCAAAGAGTTAACATCTCAAAGTTCGCTTTCTCCACAAAAAGAATTTTCCACTTCCCAACCAGCCGGTCCAAACCGG ATGAGCTCGCCAGCTGTTTAGACTGTGACGGTTTGGTTGGAGGACTTTGTGATGACTCGTCTTCTTCCGGTACCGTCCGCCACGCGCTCTCAGCTCCTCACCCACCCATCCTGGACCTCGTCTCCTCCTGTGACGTCCTGTCCAAGTACCACTGCGACCTGGTGGCCCAAAATGGCAGCAATGTGTACCTCTACCCGAGCCCGCTGCACGCCGTGGCCGTCCAGAGCCCGGCCTTCCTCCAGATGTTGGGTCACAGAGGTCACTGCAAAGACGAGGCCAGGGTTGACGGACTCAGACAAGAACCTTCACCGCCATCTGGATCTGTTTCGGCTCCTCTCATACCTCAGAGCTCATCTTGGTCAGTGCCCTCGTCCTCCTCCCAGACTCCTTCCCAAAGGCATCTGGACAGCTACATCTACAGCCTGCTGCAGCGCAGGGCGCAGCCCATCAGGACcagcagacccagaaccagCATTAGCACTGACCCATCAAAGAGCATCCTGAGGCAGGCCGGTCTCTGTGCGAGGCAGGTGTCTGGGTCTGGTTTAGGGACTCTGAGGGGCTCTGAACTCAAACCCTCCTGGCCGGCTGGAGGAGCCTCAGCAGAAGGTGCAGTCAGCTCGTCGCCTCAGAGGCGGCGGTCTGTGGACAGGAAGTctgaggagcaggagacaccaAGCAGCTTAAACACCGACCCGAGTTCTGCTGGTACCAACACCAGCAGACTCCCTCCCTCAACAGACTTGACATCTTACTCTCCTGACCAGGAGCTCCTCACATCACCACCAGCTGTCAAAACTCCCAAGAACAACCTGAAGCCTCAAACTGACCAGACGGACAAGGAGGTGTTCAATCTGGGTTCCTCCTCCCAGAGTCAGGAtgaagcaggaagaggaggaggaggagggagtcaCATGGTTAACCTCCCAGCCCAGCAACAAGACGTCAAACTCCGCAAGAATGTCAAGACCGTCAAGGTGAAGACCACGACCATAATGAGTCAAGGCTCTGAACAGTCTAcgtcagagaggagaggggctCGGTCCCACCACAGGTCCAGTTCTAAGAAGTCCTGGCTGTTGGAAGATGGCGGTCCAGTTCAGATTAAAGTCTCCAAGAGAAcagctggtggtggtggtgtgcaCATGGGGTCCTCCTCCAGAATCAAGCGCTTCCCTGCATCCATCCCAAAAGGCAGAGTTCTGGACAAACATACGGCATCAACAACGAGGAGtgtgcgctcaggtgcgtcCAGGTACCATCACCATGGAAACCACAATAGCGGTAGCCAGCACCATCACAGCCATCATCAGCACCTCGGACGGGACCAGGTCGTGGTCGTCGCCAAACCTAAGTACAAGCGGAGTGATTACCAACGCTTACGTGCGATCATGGAGATACCGTACGATGAGGCCTTCAGGCGCTCTCGGCAGCGGCAGAGGAAGGAGCTGCTGAGTCACAGGCCAATGAGCAGCCCGTACTCATACACGGCAGGAAGTGACTCGGAGTACTCGGCCGAGTGTGTGTCACTCTTTCACTCCACCATCATGGACACGAGTGAGGACGACAGGTCCAACTACACCACCAACTGCTTTGGAGACAGCGAGTCTGGCGAGGAGGAGTATGTGGAGGAAAGCGCCGCCACGAGTGATACGGAGGAGAgtggaggaggcggagctgGGACAGGTGGAACAGGCAGGGGGCGGAGCCAGTTAGGGTCCAGGGTGACGGGGCAGGAAGTGACTCCTGCTCAAGTGAAGACCTTTGTCAAGATCAAGGCTTCTCACAACCTGAAGAGGAAGATCCTCCGGTTCAGGTCGGGTTCACTCAaactcatgacaactgtatAA
- the dkc1 gene encoding H/ACA ribonucleoprotein complex subunit DKC1, protein MADPEASAKKKKKTKVSEEEVGEIQQSGDFFIKPESKVASLDTSQWPLLLKNFDKLNIRTAHYTPLPSGSNPLKRNIQDYVRSGFINLDKPANPSSHEVVAWIRRILRVEKTGHSGTLDPKVTGCLIVCVDRATRLVKSQQSAGKEYVGIVRLHNAIESEHTLARALETLTGALFQRPPLIAAVKRQLRVRTIYESKLIEYDPERRLGIFWVSCEAGTYIRTLCVHLGLILGVGGQMQELRRVRSGVLGEKDHMVTMHDVLDAQWQFDHNKDEAYLRRVIFPLEKLLVSHKRLVMKDSAVNAICYGAKIMLPGVLRYEDGIELNQDIVVITTKGEAICTAVALMTTAVISTCDHGIVAKIKRVIMERDTYPRKWGLGPKASQKKMMIQKGLLDKHGKPNGSTPDDWKNQYVDYSVSKATEESGDTAKRKRDVADSDGETTTPNTPSAEDVKEKKKKKKEKRAKLEEAEPEEAEAEPEAEVVDSKKKKKKKKQKDADTSE, encoded by the exons ATGGCGGACCCAGAAG cgtcagcgaagaagaagaagaagacgaaagTCAGCGAAGAAGAAGTCGGG GAGATCCAGCAGAGCGGGGACTTCTTCATCAAGCCCGAGTCGAAGGTCGCCTCTCTCGACACGTCACAATGGCCTCTGCTGCTGAAG aacTTTGATAAACTGAACATCCGCACGGCGCACTACACGCCGCTGCCGAGCGGCAGCAACCCCCTGAAGAGGAACATCCAGGACTATGTCAG GTCGGGCTTCATTAACCTGGACAAACCGGCCAACCCGTCATCTCACGAGGTTGTGGCGTGGATCAGGAGGATTCTCCGCGTGGAGAAGACGGGTCACAGCGGGACGCTCGACCCGAAGGTCACGGGCTGTCTGATTGTCTGCGTGGATCGAGCTACGAGATTGGTCAAGTCCCAACAGAGCGCCG GTAAAGAGTATGTGGGCATCGTTCGGCTGCACAATGCCATAGAGAGCGAGCACACGCTGGCCCGG GCGTTGGAGACGTTGACCGGCGCTTTGTTCCAGCGGCCGCCACTGATCGCCGCCGTCAAGCGCCAGCTGAGAGTCCGAACAATCTACGAGAGCAAACTGATCGAGTACGACCCAGAGAGGAGGCTGG GTATCTTCTGGGTCAGCTGTGAGGCGGGGACTTACATCCGGACTCTGTGTGTCCACCTGGGTCTGATCCTCGGGGTCGGAGGTCAGATGCAGGAGCTGAGGAGAGTTCGGTCTGGCGTGCTGGGAGAGAAG GACCACATGGTGACGATGCACGACGTCCTGGACGCTCAGTGGCAGTTTGACCACAACAAAGACGAGGCGTACCTGAGGAGGGTCATCTTCCCGCTCGAGAAGCTGCTCGTGTCTCACAAACGACTCGTGATGAAGGACAGTGCG gtGAACGCCATCTGTTACGGAGCAAAGATCATGCTGCCAGGTGTGCTCAGGTACGAGGATGGCATTGAGCTGAACCAGGACATCGTTGTCATAACGACCAAGGGCGAGGCCAtctgcacag CTGTCGCTCTGATGACCACGGCGGTCATCTCCACATGTGACCACGGCATCGTGGCGAAAATCAAGAGAGTGATCATGGAGCGAGACACGTATCCCCGAAAGTGGGGCCTGGGACCGAAG GCGAGtcagaagaagatgatgatccAAAAGGGACTGCTCGACAAACACGGGAAGCCAAACGGCAGCACGCCGGATGACTGGAAGAACCAGTACGTGGACTACAG tGTCTCCAAGGCAACAGAGGAGTCAGGTGACACAGCCAAG aggaagagggacGTGGCTGACAGCGACGGCGAAACTACGACGCCCAACACGCCATCAGCAGAGGacgtgaaggagaagaagaagaagaagaaagagaagagggccaaactggaggaggcggagccTGAGGAGGCAGAGGCGGAGCCTGAGGCAGAG GTCGTGGacagcaagaagaaaaagaagaagaagaaacagaaagatgctGACACGTCAGAGTGA
- the LOC104936569 gene encoding uncharacterized protein LOC104936569, which produces MMSVLQLPAELWLQVFSFLSWRDKLSVRCTCSHFRHLLDKSRPLWRGFSVVLRHLSRYNRPFWRSLAQRHVGSVSLRSGKRKHLKQLSAWLPALDALRLDDWKEGGVDELKMFHRLQRVSITSCSTPLKNIDFLFPLSHQLTQLSFCNVQLTCPASHLLAAVSQLTRLTSLLLHHDGSLRFPTLSGVLTHLPELKHLSWTMITYKTLSRDFFRPADLTGAGGGVLQLSDLQLLNYDAMVTQEVLQPLSRLRSLSIFHLYSVPGPTCHLQTWLTSLPQLRCLSVHGGHPLAVYADFLPSSLLSLTLSVDLQPEDLQVVSVRAPHLEHLHLEPWSSSSNLVRLLPQLFPHLRTLRIRHHHVSDGDFLHLQQLQHLDTLEVLDSYYRPDPTDPSWVVYEPSPRLLQLISDLQKLTNHRVRVITSSHRDPLTCHCV; this is translated from the exons ATGATGTCAGTGCTGCAGCTTCCTGCCGAGCTGTGGCTGCAGGTGTTCAGCTTCCTGTCCTGGAGGGACAAGCTGAGCGTGCGCTGCACCTGTTCCCACTTCAGACACCTGCTGGATAAGTCCCGCCCCCTGTGGCGAGGCTTCAGTGTCGTGCTACGTCACCTGTCGCGGTACAACCGGCCGTTCTGGCGCAGCCTGGCTCAGAGGCACGTGGGCAGCGTGTCACTGCGGTCAGGTAAGAGAAAACACCTGAAGCAGCTCTCCGCCTGGCTTCCTGCTCTCGACGCGCTGCGATTGGACGACTGGAAGGAAGGGGGCGTGGACGAGCTGAAAATGTTCCACCGCCTGCAGCGCGTGtccatcacttcctgttccacGCCGCTCAAGAACATTGACTTCCTGTTTCCCCTGAGTCATCAGCTGACGCAGCTCAGCTTCTGTAACGTGCAGCTCACCTGTCCTGCCTCTCACCTGTtggctgctgtcagtcagctgactCGTCTCACCTCGCTGCTGCTGCATCACGACGGCAGTCTGAGATTCCCGACGCTCAGCGGCGTGCTGACTCACCTGCCCGAGCTCAAACACCTGTCCTGGACCATGATCACCTACAAAACACTGTCACGTGACTTCTTCAGGCCTGCTGACCTCACAG GTGCAGGTGGTGGCGTCCTGCAGctctctgacctgcagctgttGAACTATGACGCCATGGTGACACAGGAAGTTCTCCAGCCTTTGTCCCGCCTCCGAAGCCTGTCAATCTTCCACCTGTACTCTGTACCTGGACCCACCTGTCACCTGCAAACATGGCTGACGTCACTGCCACAGCTCCGATGCCTCAGTGTGCACG GAGGACACCCTCTGGCGGTGTATGCTGACTTCCTGCCGTCCTCCCTGCTCAGTCTGACACTCAGTGTGGACCTGCAGCCTGAAGACCTACAGGTGGTGTCAGTCAGAGCTCCTCACCTGGAACACCTGCACCTCGAGCCCTGGAGCTCCTCCTCCAACCTGGTCAGACTCCTCCCACAGCTGTTCCCTCACCTGAGGACGCTCCGGATCAG ACATCATCACGTGTCAGACGGTGACTTCCTgcatctgcagcagctgcagcatctCGACACTCTGGAGGTTCTGGACTCGTACTACAGACCAGACCCGACCGATCCCAGCTGGGTCGTCTATGAACCAAGTCCTCGTCTGctacagctgatctctgacctGCAgaaactgaccaatcacagagTCCGAGTCATCACCAGCTCACACAGAGATCCACTAACCTGCCACTGTGTCTGA
- the dact1 gene encoding dapper homolog 1 isoform X1, whose amino-acid sequence MPLSAASRRDTDGCCSRDRAASDPEAAERLRSVRERLEATVSGLAELDYLRERQEVLVRAALQEEERRTEAQLSSEEKLLEENILLLRKQLNCLRRRDASLIGQLQELDRQISDLRLDTEVSHDQLETDSRPSSGFYELSDSPSLSNSSNSVFSDNDGRLPSADELASCLDCDGLVGGLCDDSSSSGTVRHALSAPHPPILDLVSSCDVLSKYHCDLVAQNGSNVYLYPSPLHAVAVQSPAFLQMLGHRGHCKDEARVDGLRQEPSPPSGSVSAPLIPQSSSWSVPSSSSQTPSQRHLDSYIYSLLQRRAQPIRTSRPRTSISTDPSKSILRQAGLCARQVSGSGLGTLRGSELKPSWPAGGASAEGAVSSSPQRRRSVDRKSEEQETPSSLNTDPSSAGTNTSRLPPSTDLTSYSPDQELLTSPPAVKTPKNNLKPQTDQTDKEVFNLGSSSQSQDEAGRGGGGGSHMVNLPAQQQDVKLRKNVKTVKVKTTTIMSQGSEQSTSERRGARSHHRSSSKKSWLLEDGGPVQIKVSKRTAGGGGVHMGSSSRIKRFPASIPKGRVLDKHTASTTRSVRSGASRYHHHGNHNSGSQHHHSHHQHLGRDQVVVVAKPKYKRSDYQRLRAIMEIPYDEAFRRSRQRQRKELLSHRPMSSPYSYTAGSDSEYSAECVSLFHSTIMDTSEDDRSNYTTNCFGDSESGEEEYVEESAATSDTEESGGGGAGTGGTGRGRSQLGSRVTGQEVTPAQVKTFVKIKASHNLKRKILRFRSGSLKLMTTV is encoded by the exons ATGCCGCTGTCTGCCGCCTCCAGGCGGGACACGGACGGCTGCTGCAGCCGGGACAGAGCCGCTTCCGACCCGGAGGCGGCGGAGCGGCTGCGCTCGGTGCGGGAGCGGCTGGAGGCCACCGTGTCCGGGCTCGCGGAGCTGGACTACTTGCGGGAGCGGCAAGAGGTGCTGGTCCGGGCCgcgctgcaggaggaggaacgGCGGACGGAGGCTCAGCTGAGCTCCGAGgagaagctgctggaggagaacaTCCTGCTGCTCCGGAAACAGCTG AACTGTCTGAGGCGGAGGGATGCCAGCCTCATTGGtcagctgcaggagctggaCCGACAGATCAGTGACCTGCGATTGGACACTGAGGTGTCACATGACCAGCTGGAGACTGACAGCCGACCCAGTTCAG GTTTCTATGAGCTGAGTGACAGCCCGTCTCTCTCTAACTCATCTAACTCCGTCTTCAGTGACAATGACGGACGCCTCCCGTCTGCAG ATGAGCTCGCCAGCTGTTTAGACTGTGACGGTTTGGTTGGAGGACTTTGTGATGACTCGTCTTCTTCCGGTACCGTCCGCCACGCGCTCTCAGCTCCTCACCCACCCATCCTGGACCTCGTCTCCTCCTGTGACGTCCTGTCCAAGTACCACTGCGACCTGGTGGCCCAAAATGGCAGCAATGTGTACCTCTACCCGAGCCCGCTGCACGCCGTGGCCGTCCAGAGCCCGGCCTTCCTCCAGATGTTGGGTCACAGAGGTCACTGCAAAGACGAGGCCAGGGTTGACGGACTCAGACAAGAACCTTCACCGCCATCTGGATCTGTTTCGGCTCCTCTCATACCTCAGAGCTCATCTTGGTCAGTGCCCTCGTCCTCCTCCCAGACTCCTTCCCAAAGGCATCTGGACAGCTACATCTACAGCCTGCTGCAGCGCAGGGCGCAGCCCATCAGGACcagcagacccagaaccagCATTAGCACTGACCCATCAAAGAGCATCCTGAGGCAGGCCGGTCTCTGTGCGAGGCAGGTGTCTGGGTCTGGTTTAGGGACTCTGAGGGGCTCTGAACTCAAACCCTCCTGGCCGGCTGGAGGAGCCTCAGCAGAAGGTGCAGTCAGCTCGTCGCCTCAGAGGCGGCGGTCTGTGGACAGGAAGTctgaggagcaggagacaccaAGCAGCTTAAACACCGACCCGAGTTCTGCTGGTACCAACACCAGCAGACTCCCTCCCTCAACAGACTTGACATCTTACTCTCCTGACCAGGAGCTCCTCACATCACCACCAGCTGTCAAAACTCCCAAGAACAACCTGAAGCCTCAAACTGACCAGACGGACAAGGAGGTGTTCAATCTGGGTTCCTCCTCCCAGAGTCAGGAtgaagcaggaagaggaggaggaggagggagtcaCATGGTTAACCTCCCAGCCCAGCAACAAGACGTCAAACTCCGCAAGAATGTCAAGACCGTCAAGGTGAAGACCACGACCATAATGAGTCAAGGCTCTGAACAGTCTAcgtcagagaggagaggggctCGGTCCCACCACAGGTCCAGTTCTAAGAAGTCCTGGCTGTTGGAAGATGGCGGTCCAGTTCAGATTAAAGTCTCCAAGAGAAcagctggtggtggtggtgtgcaCATGGGGTCCTCCTCCAGAATCAAGCGCTTCCCTGCATCCATCCCAAAAGGCAGAGTTCTGGACAAACATACGGCATCAACAACGAGGAGtgtgcgctcaggtgcgtcCAGGTACCATCACCATGGAAACCACAATAGCGGTAGCCAGCACCATCACAGCCATCATCAGCACCTCGGACGGGACCAGGTCGTGGTCGTCGCCAAACCTAAGTACAAGCGGAGTGATTACCAACGCTTACGTGCGATCATGGAGATACCGTACGATGAGGCCTTCAGGCGCTCTCGGCAGCGGCAGAGGAAGGAGCTGCTGAGTCACAGGCCAATGAGCAGCCCGTACTCATACACGGCAGGAAGTGACTCGGAGTACTCGGCCGAGTGTGTGTCACTCTTTCACTCCACCATCATGGACACGAGTGAGGACGACAGGTCCAACTACACCACCAACTGCTTTGGAGACAGCGAGTCTGGCGAGGAGGAGTATGTGGAGGAAAGCGCCGCCACGAGTGATACGGAGGAGAgtggaggaggcggagctgGGACAGGTGGAACAGGCAGGGGGCGGAGCCAGTTAGGGTCCAGGGTGACGGGGCAGGAAGTGACTCCTGCTCAAGTGAAGACCTTTGTCAAGATCAAGGCTTCTCACAACCTGAAGAGGAAGATCCTCCGGTTCAGGTCGGGTTCACTCAaactcatgacaactgtatAA